One window of Nostoc sp. C052 genomic DNA carries:
- a CDS encoding ABC transporter permease → MSAFDSSGVKPDAELFDQPLVLVDLSARSKRSPWHEGWDLWRGRLLRVASPALIIILWQMVSVFGIVPPQILPSPTDILAAFAELIRLGDLQEALPTSLSRSLTGLAIGGTIGLGLGLFAGLWRIGEEIFDAPLQMLRTIPFIALVPLFITWFGIDETAKIIVITVATIFPIYLNTYAGVRGVDPKLLEAATVFGLSRQETVRYVILPTALPSILVGLRFSAGTSLLALVVAEQINARSGIGYILNNANANQRADIIIAGIIVYAALGITNDVVMRLIERLALPWRPNIVLS, encoded by the coding sequence GTGAGTGCTTTCGATTCAAGCGGGGTTAAACCAGACGCAGAACTATTCGATCAACCTCTAGTGCTTGTGGATCTCAGCGCCAGAAGCAAGCGATCGCCCTGGCATGAGGGATGGGATCTTTGGCGTGGTCGGCTGTTGAGAGTAGCCAGCCCAGCATTGATTATCATCCTCTGGCAGATGGTTTCGGTATTTGGCATCGTCCCACCGCAGATTCTTCCGTCTCCGACGGATATTTTAGCGGCATTTGCAGAGTTAATCAGACTCGGCGACCTCCAAGAAGCACTACCAACTTCCTTATCGCGTTCCTTAACTGGTCTAGCCATCGGCGGCACAATTGGTCTGGGGCTAGGGCTATTTGCTGGACTGTGGCGGATTGGTGAAGAAATCTTCGATGCGCCACTCCAGATGTTGCGGACGATCCCATTTATCGCCCTCGTTCCACTATTCATTACTTGGTTTGGCATCGATGAGACAGCCAAAATTATTGTGATTACTGTTGCCACTATCTTTCCAATTTATTTAAATACCTACGCAGGTGTTCGCGGTGTTGATCCCAAACTCTTAGAGGCTGCTACCGTCTTCGGACTTTCGCGCCAGGAGACAGTGCGCTATGTAATCCTCCCGACCGCATTACCTTCCATTTTGGTTGGTCTACGCTTCTCCGCCGGAACCTCTTTACTGGCGCTAGTTGTAGCCGAGCAAATCAATGCGCGATCGGGCATCGGCTATATCCTCAACAATGCCAACGCTAACCAACGAGCCGACATCATCATTGCAGGCATCATCGTTTATGCAGCGCTTGGTATTACCAATGATGTTGTGATGCGTCTAATTGAACGGCTAGCTCTACCTTGGAGGCCTAACATTGTCCTTAGTTAA
- the recG gene encoding ATP-dependent DNA helicase RecG, which yields MTNEKPDWIRLHKALAIEAERGFTDLVGREYRFSEFLSLTLGKFPTGLPQTERRRWQGLAVQFASYPHLALEERQHLVAETRRYLSQLQQEEQGKQGAGSREQGKINQLKIQNPKSSIVAEVSRRLAPKIEQKLSDLPEIGFKKADNLARLGLHTVRDLLFYYPRDHIDYARQVNIRELQAGETVTIVATVKRCNCFTSPKNQKLSILELVVKDNSGQIKIGRFYAGTRFSSRAWQESLKRRYPVGSILAACGLVKESKYGLTLDNPELEVLANPGDTIESLNIGRVVPIYGLTEGVVANTVRQAVITALPAAANLKDPLPSGLRQKYGLMELKDAIANIHFPSDSTALQVARRRLVFDEFFYLQLGLLQRQQQARAIQTSAILVPRGQLVEKFYEILPFQLTGAQQRVLNDILNDLQKSVPMNRLVQGDVGSGKTVVAVLAILAAIQSGYQAALMAPTEVLAEQHYRKLVSWFNLLHLPVELLTGSTKAAKRRQIHSQLGTGELPLLVGTHALIQDPVNFQQLGLVVIDEQHRFGVEQRARLQQKGEQPHVLTMTATPIPRTLALTIHGDLDVSQIDELPPGRQKIQTTVLSGQQRNHAYDLIRREIAQGRQVYVVLPLVEESEKLDLRSAVDEHQKLQESIFPDFQVGLLHGRMSSAEKDESITKFRDNQTQILVSTTVVEVGVDVPNATVMLIENAERFGLSQLHQLRGRVGRGAAQSYCLLMSSSRSPDAQQRLKVLEQSQDGFFISEMDMRFRGPGQVLGTRQSGVPDFTLASLVEDEEVLLLARQAAEKIIEMDATLERWYLMKEELKYRYERLMGGAILT from the coding sequence ATGACTAATGAAAAACCAGATTGGATACGATTGCATAAAGCCTTGGCAATAGAAGCCGAACGTGGCTTTACAGACTTGGTAGGCAGAGAATACCGTTTCAGTGAATTTCTGAGTCTAACTTTGGGCAAATTCCCAACAGGCTTACCCCAAACTGAACGCCGCCGTTGGCAAGGACTAGCGGTGCAATTTGCCAGTTATCCACATCTAGCATTGGAAGAAAGACAACACTTAGTAGCTGAAACTCGCAGGTATCTATCACAACTACAGCAAGAGGAGCAAGGGAAGCAGGGAGCAGGGAGCAGGGAGCAGGGGAAAATTAATCAATTAAAAATCCAAAATCCGAAATCTTCAATTGTTGCTGAGGTAAGTCGGAGGCTTGCACCGAAAATTGAACAAAAACTCAGTGATTTGCCAGAAATAGGGTTTAAAAAAGCTGATAATTTGGCAAGGCTTGGTTTACATACTGTCCGCGATTTGCTTTTCTACTATCCTCGCGACCATATTGATTATGCGCGTCAAGTGAATATCCGCGAGTTACAGGCGGGTGAGACAGTGACAATAGTGGCAACAGTAAAACGTTGCAACTGCTTTACTAGCCCGAAAAATCAGAAATTATCAATTTTAGAACTCGTAGTAAAAGATAATAGCGGTCAAATCAAAATTGGTCGTTTTTACGCAGGTACGCGCTTTAGCAGTCGCGCTTGGCAAGAAAGTTTAAAACGCCGTTATCCAGTCGGTAGTATTCTGGCGGCGTGTGGGTTGGTGAAAGAAAGTAAATACGGCTTGACACTGGATAACCCCGAACTAGAGGTTTTGGCAAATCCAGGAGATACGATTGAGTCGCTAAATATTGGGCGGGTAGTGCCAATTTATGGACTAACTGAGGGCGTGGTGGCGAATACAGTACGACAGGCGGTAATTACTGCTTTGCCTGCTGCGGCTAACCTGAAAGACCCTTTGCCAAGTGGTTTGCGCCAGAAGTATGGTTTGATGGAATTGAAAGATGCGATCGCTAATATCCATTTTCCTAGCGATAGCACCGCCCTACAAGTTGCCCGTCGTCGCTTAGTCTTTGATGAATTTTTCTACCTGCAACTTGGTTTACTACAACGTCAACAGCAAGCAAGAGCGATTCAAACTAGCGCCATCCTCGTCCCACGCGGTCAACTTGTAGAGAAATTCTACGAAATACTACCTTTTCAACTCACTGGCGCACAACAACGAGTCCTTAACGACATTCTTAACGATTTACAAAAATCTGTGCCAATGAATCGTTTGGTGCAAGGCGATGTCGGTTCTGGGAAAACAGTTGTCGCCGTACTGGCTATCCTTGCGGCAATTCAATCTGGCTACCAAGCGGCGCTGATGGCTCCCACAGAAGTTTTGGCAGAACAACATTATCGCAAGTTAGTTAGTTGGTTTAATCTCTTGCATTTACCAGTGGAATTACTGACAGGTTCCACCAAAGCTGCGAAAAGAAGACAAATACATTCTCAGTTAGGAACTGGTGAATTACCTTTATTAGTAGGAACCCATGCCTTGATTCAAGACCCTGTAAACTTCCAGCAACTAGGGTTAGTAGTGATAGATGAACAGCACCGCTTTGGGGTAGAACAACGGGCGCGTTTGCAGCAAAAAGGCGAGCAACCCCACGTCTTAACAATGACAGCTACCCCAATTCCTAGAACCCTAGCACTGACAATACACGGGGATTTAGATGTCAGCCAGATTGATGAGTTACCGCCAGGACGGCAAAAGATTCAGACAACAGTATTGTCAGGTCAGCAACGCAACCATGCTTATGACCTCATCCGCCGAGAAATTGCCCAAGGTAGACAAGTTTATGTGGTTTTACCCTTGGTAGAAGAATCAGAAAAACTAGATTTGCGATCGGCTGTTGATGAGCATCAAAAGTTACAGGAAAGCATTTTTCCCGACTTTCAAGTGGGGCTGCTGCATGGTCGCATGAGTTCAGCTGAAAAAGACGAATCTATTACCAAATTCCGTGATAACCAAACACAAATTTTAGTTTCCACTACCGTTGTTGAGGTTGGTGTAGACGTACCGAATGCTACGGTGATGCTCATTGAAAATGCGGAACGATTTGGCTTATCACAACTGCACCAACTGCGGGGGCGTGTCGGTCGTGGCGCGGCTCAATCTTACTGTCTGTTGATGAGCAGTTCCAGAAGTCCTGATGCTCAACAACGTTTGAAGGTATTGGAACAATCTCAGGATGGTTTTTTCATTTCTGAGATGGATATGCGTTTTCGTGGGCCAGGGCAAGTACTGGGAACTCGTCAATCAGGAGTGCCAGATTTTACCTTAGCAAGTTTGGTTGAAGATGAAGAAGTTTTACTTTTAGCGCGGCAAGCAGCAGAAAAAATTATAGAGATGGATGCAACTTTAGAACGTTGGTATTTGATGAAAGAAGAATTGAAGTATCGGTATGAGCGATTAATGGGTGGAGCAATTTTAACCTAA
- a CDS encoding MetQ/NlpA family ABC transporter substrate-binding protein, with the protein MSLKHKVNSSIRIKRRYFLITTGSAIASIFFASCTPKQNSPTSQLVSQSTTQPAKTSLLKVGSRNTVTEDILKFIQKELAPSQGLEFQIVTIGDSVKINDALKNREIDANLFQHELFMKQAAKRLNADFVMLNRSYTSVFALYSKRLKIKTVGEIPVGATIGISNDDSNQDRALKFLKHLGLINLKEKSGEYFTVQDIIAHPKNLKIKELDNYALARALDDLDLAVAYSSFLLQAKINLTPIALDDIGIADKKYATGLAILPEKANDPNIQKLNKLLLDPKLKDFINTNYKGTVVPSF; encoded by the coding sequence ATGAGTTTAAAACACAAAGTAAATAGTTCAATAAGGATAAAGCGCCGCTATTTTCTCATCACAACAGGATCAGCGATCGCATCGATTTTTTTTGCTAGTTGCACACCCAAGCAAAATTCACCAACGAGTCAATTAGTCAGCCAGTCAACTACCCAGCCAGCTAAAACATCACTACTGAAAGTCGGCTCTCGAAATACTGTCACTGAAGATATTTTAAAATTCATTCAAAAAGAGCTAGCTCCTAGTCAAGGCTTAGAGTTCCAAATCGTGACAATTGGCGATTCGGTAAAGATTAATGATGCCCTGAAAAATCGGGAAATTGATGCTAATCTTTTCCAGCATGAACTATTTATGAAGCAAGCTGCTAAAAGACTTAATGCGGATTTTGTCATGCTCAATCGCAGCTATACTTCTGTATTTGCACTCTACTCAAAACGGCTAAAAATAAAAACCGTTGGTGAAATTCCGGTAGGAGCGACAATTGGTATTTCTAATGATGATAGTAATCAGGATCGCGCTTTAAAATTTCTGAAACATCTTGGTTTAATCAATTTGAAAGAAAAGTCAGGTGAGTATTTCACCGTGCAAGATATAATTGCCCATCCCAAAAATCTCAAAATCAAGGAATTAGACAATTACGCCCTTGCTAGAGCGTTGGACGATCTTGATTTAGCTGTGGCATATTCATCCTTCCTTCTCCAAGCCAAGATAAATCTTACCCCCATTGCGTTAGATGATATTGGGATTGCCGACAAAAAATATGCCACAGGCTTGGCAATTTTACCCGAAAAAGCAAATGACCCCAACATCCAAAAACTCAATAAATTGCTTCTCGATCCGAAATTGAAAGATTTTATCAACACCAACTATAAGGGTACTGTCGTGCCTTCATTCTAA
- a CDS encoding ABC transporter ATP-binding protein, with protein sequence MSLVNHVYTPTQISSSHAVELTNVRRIFGKRAVLDGIDLTIRPAEFVAVLGPSGTGKTTLLRLLSGLDRSDGGSVRVAANRAVVFQEPRLILAKRVWENVVLGHKGRGARRDAVQALEEVGLRNHVDAWPKTLSGGEAQRVALARALVREPSLLLLDEPFASLDALTRIKMYELVAQLWERHHPAVVLVTHDVDEAILLADRILVLANGSVGLDLTVNVDKPRDRADPAFVALRVRLLAELGVLPNHIIENTVVSNWRQS encoded by the coding sequence TTGTCCTTAGTTAATCACGTTTACACACCAACCCAAATTAGCTCGTCCCACGCAGTTGAACTCACCAACGTCCGCCGCATTTTTGGCAAACGGGCTGTTCTCGACGGTATTGATCTGACAATCCGTCCCGCAGAATTTGTGGCAGTGCTTGGCCCCTCCGGTACTGGTAAAACTACACTGCTGCGTCTGTTATCGGGACTTGACAGAAGCGATGGCGGCTCAGTTCGAGTGGCGGCAAACCGCGCGGTTGTTTTCCAAGAGCCACGGCTCATTCTGGCCAAACGAGTCTGGGAAAACGTGGTATTGGGACACAAAGGACGTGGCGCACGCCGAGATGCGGTGCAAGCTTTGGAGGAAGTCGGACTTCGCAACCATGTTGATGCTTGGCCCAAAACCCTCTCCGGTGGGGAAGCTCAACGTGTGGCCCTGGCTAGAGCCTTGGTAAGAGAGCCGAGTCTGCTACTTCTCGACGAGCCATTCGCTAGCCTTGATGCCCTGACTCGGATCAAAATGTACGAACTAGTCGCTCAACTCTGGGAACGCCATCATCCTGCTGTCGTTCTCGTCACCCACGATGTTGACGAAGCAATCCTACTTGCCGATCGCATTCTGGTACTGGCAAACGGCTCTGTCGGCCTTGATTTAACAGTCAATGTGGACAAACCCCGCGATCGCGCCGATCCGGCCTTTGTAGCCCTCCGCGTTCGCTTACTGGCAGAACTCGGCGTATTACCAAACCACATCATCGAAAATACAGTTGTGTCGAACTGGAGGCAATCATGA
- a CDS encoding LLM class flavin-dependent oxidoreductase, whose translation MTNRPQLHLNLLFNNAGNYSSAWRWPDSDPGAFNADIQYYVRTAKLCERGTFDAVFLADHPALSDHPEYRPFQSLEPTIALATVAAATERIGLIATASTTYNEPYNIARRFASLDHASGGRVGWNVVTTANVEAAHNFSQTDVVSHGSRYERAGEFTEVVQALWDSWEDDAFIGDKASARFIDTSRVHKINHQGKYFSVQGPLNVPRSPQGRPVLVQAGGSDDGRDLAAKYAEVVFTSAQSLPQAIAYANDLRDRARKFKRSPNSIVILPGLVTVIASTEAEAKRREQELWELVPIEYGLGRLANILQVEPEVLQLDKGLPENLPLPVDGNQTMFKVAVDVARRGNLTVRELIKALGGGGTMHRIIVGTPEQVADSIEEWFLSGAVGGFNVVPDVIASGLETFVDFVVPELRRRGIFRTEYTGRTLREHYGLERPESRYARQKREAVIAPVF comes from the coding sequence ATGACTAATCGTCCTCAATTACACCTGAATTTACTTTTTAATAATGCTGGCAACTATAGCTCGGCTTGGCGTTGGCCTGATAGCGATCCGGGTGCTTTTAATGCGGATATTCAATATTATGTGCGTACAGCCAAGCTGTGTGAACGTGGGACTTTCGATGCAGTTTTTCTTGCGGATCATCCTGCTCTTAGCGATCATCCTGAATATCGGCCATTTCAATCGCTGGAGCCAACGATCGCTCTAGCGACAGTGGCAGCAGCTACCGAACGCATTGGCTTGATTGCCACAGCATCTACTACATATAATGAACCCTATAATATTGCCCGGCGCTTTGCGTCGTTAGATCATGCCAGTGGCGGTCGCGTCGGCTGGAATGTGGTGACAACGGCTAATGTTGAAGCTGCTCATAACTTTAGCCAGACCGATGTTGTCTCACATGGCTCACGCTATGAAAGAGCCGGGGAATTTACTGAGGTGGTACAAGCCCTTTGGGATAGTTGGGAGGACGACGCATTCATTGGTGATAAAGCTTCTGCGCGTTTTATCGATACCTCTCGCGTACATAAAATCAATCACCAGGGTAAGTATTTTTCTGTACAAGGGCCGTTGAATGTGCCGCGATCGCCACAGGGTCGGCCAGTTTTGGTACAAGCTGGCGGCTCTGATGATGGCCGAGACTTGGCAGCGAAATATGCAGAAGTGGTCTTTACATCTGCCCAATCGTTGCCACAGGCAATTGCTTATGCCAATGATTTACGTGACCGCGCTAGGAAATTTAAGCGATCGCCAAATTCAATTGTCATCCTACCAGGTCTTGTCACCGTTATTGCCAGCACGGAAGCGGAAGCAAAGCGCCGCGAACAAGAACTTTGGGAACTAGTACCAATTGAATACGGGCTTGGTAGGTTAGCTAATATACTTCAGGTCGAGCCTGAGGTTTTGCAGTTGGACAAGGGTTTGCCTGAGAATTTGCCATTGCCAGTAGATGGGAATCAAACTATGTTCAAAGTTGCAGTTGATGTTGCTAGACGTGGCAATCTAACTGTGCGCGAGTTGATTAAAGCGCTAGGCGGTGGTGGTACGATGCACCGAATTATTGTCGGAACGCCGGAACAAGTGGCAGATTCCATCGAGGAATGGTTTCTATCGGGTGCAGTCGGTGGGTTCAATGTAGTTCCAGACGTAATCGCCTCAGGGTTGGAAACATTCGTTGATTTTGTTGTGCCAGAGTTGCGCCGTCGGGGTATTTTCCGCACTGAATATACTGGTCGCACCCTCCGAGAACACTATGGACTTGAAAGGCCAGAGAGCCGATATGCTCGCCAAAAACGTGAGGCTGTTATTGCACCTGTATTCTAA
- a CDS encoding LLM class flavin-dependent oxidoreductase, with translation MSRSKQLKLGAFMRPVSIHTGAWRYPGALPDANFNFPALKQFIQKLEQGKFDAFFMADHLAVLNMPINALKRSHTITSFEPFTLLSALASVTEHIGLVATASTTYDQPFHIARRFASLDHISGGRAGWNIVTTSNPDAALNFGLKEEVEHDERYVRAREFYDVVTGLWDSFADDAFIRDVESGIYFDPAKIHVLDHQGKHLSVRGPLNIARPVQGWPVIVQAGASEAGRQLAAETAEVVFAPASNLEAGKALFADIKKRAWAIGRDPESIKILPGALVIVGETVEEAIAKRAHLDSLVHYDSGIASLNGALGYDVSSFDPDGPLPEIPQTNAGQSSRERVVAVAQREKLTIRQLAQRVGSYGGLAFVGTPQTIADDMEQWLTEEGSDGFNIMFPYLPEGLNDFIDKVIPELQQRGIFRKEYEGNTLRENLGLTRPINRFFKDI, from the coding sequence ATGAGCAGATCAAAGCAATTAAAGCTAGGCGCGTTCATGCGCCCAGTAAGCATACATACAGGCGCTTGGCGCTATCCTGGGGCTTTGCCTGATGCCAATTTTAACTTCCCGGCGCTGAAACAATTCATCCAAAAACTAGAGCAGGGCAAGTTTGACGCATTCTTTATGGCGGATCACTTAGCTGTGCTAAATATGCCAATCAACGCACTAAAACGCAGCCACACCATTACTTCTTTCGAGCCTTTCACTCTGCTTTCTGCCCTCGCCAGCGTTACTGAACACATCGGACTCGTTGCTACTGCTTCCACAACTTACGATCAGCCTTTCCACATTGCTCGTCGGTTCGCGTCTCTTGACCATATCAGTGGCGGCCGCGCCGGCTGGAACATTGTCACCACATCCAATCCAGATGCAGCGCTCAACTTTGGTTTGAAAGAAGAAGTAGAGCATGATGAACGCTATGTGCGCGCTAGAGAATTCTATGATGTCGTCACTGGTCTTTGGGATTCCTTCGCTGACGATGCCTTTATTCGAGATGTGGAATCGGGAATTTATTTCGATCCCGCAAAAATTCACGTTTTGGATCATCAGGGAAAACATCTCTCAGTGCGTGGGCCGTTGAACATCGCTAGACCAGTCCAAGGTTGGCCGGTGATTGTTCAGGCTGGTGCTTCCGAAGCAGGACGGCAATTAGCGGCCGAAACTGCCGAGGTTGTGTTTGCACCTGCTAGTAATCTGGAAGCAGGTAAGGCTTTATTTGCTGATATTAAGAAACGAGCGTGGGCTATTGGACGCGACCCAGAAAGCATCAAAATTCTTCCAGGTGCTTTGGTCATCGTAGGCGAAACTGTGGAAGAGGCGATCGCCAAGCGTGCCCATTTAGATAGTCTGGTACACTATGACAGTGGTATTGCTAGCTTGAATGGCGCACTTGGCTACGACGTTTCGAGCTTCGATCCAGATGGCCCATTGCCAGAAATTCCGCAGACTAACGCCGGACAAAGTTCTCGCGAGCGAGTAGTGGCGGTGGCGCAACGTGAGAAGTTAACTATTAGACAGCTAGCTCAACGCGTCGGCAGTTATGGCGGACTGGCGTTTGTCGGCACGCCCCAAACAATAGCCGATGATATGGAGCAATGGCTGACTGAGGAAGGGTCTGACGGTTTCAACATCATGTTCCCTTATCTGCCGGAAGGATTGAATGATTTTATCGACAAGGTTATCCCAGAACTCCAACAGCGGGGAATCTTCCGTAAAGAGTATGAAGGTAACACTCTGCGCGAAAATCTGGGACTAACGCGCCCCATCAACCGTTTTTTCAAGGATATTTAA
- a CDS encoding PhnD/SsuA/transferrin family substrate-binding protein translates to MRFNRRRILISLGAFTVGVLASCRDLPKSESDKASVTAKPVSSSSDRLKLIVGLQDNALQETVIASGVLDGLPFDLQWAIIPGPAAQLSALYSKAIDVGLLGDTSLIIEQGRAKTEWTEANIPLQIVALWKNPDPSFRTYVTAVHTSGNIKTLADLRGKKWASNFGGLNYLTYVLSRSKAGLKATDIEPVMLVDGSAAAAAFTSGRADVYSGSLGAIKEDIDSGKSRVLVYGEDLGILGATAFAARNDVIGDADKSKALAEFLTRLRTHWSWFAKNLDVVEKIYVEKRKQTPKRAKYFASVSSAAFVPIDDDLVKRQQRIADILLESGDITKKIDVSVELSRKFNSVTTG, encoded by the coding sequence ATGAGATTTAACAGACGACGCATTCTTATATCTCTGGGAGCATTTACTGTTGGAGTACTTGCTAGCTGCCGCGATCTTCCCAAGAGCGAAAGTGACAAAGCTTCAGTCACAGCCAAACCTGTGAGTTCTAGCTCAGACAGACTCAAGCTCATTGTCGGTTTACAAGATAACGCCTTACAAGAGACCGTAATCGCATCTGGGGTGCTGGATGGATTACCATTCGATTTACAATGGGCAATTATTCCCGGACCTGCCGCACAACTCTCGGCACTCTACTCTAAAGCCATTGATGTCGGTTTGTTGGGTGACACTTCATTAATCATTGAGCAAGGTCGAGCGAAAACAGAATGGACGGAGGCGAATATCCCTCTCCAGATTGTGGCTTTGTGGAAGAACCCCGACCCATCGTTTCGGACGTATGTCACGGCCGTGCATACCAGTGGCAATATTAAGACACTCGCAGATTTACGTGGCAAGAAATGGGCTTCCAATTTTGGGGGATTAAATTACTTAACATACGTCTTGTCGCGCAGCAAAGCAGGGTTGAAAGCCACTGATATCGAACCTGTGATGCTTGTTGACGGCTCCGCGGCCGCAGCGGCTTTCACATCAGGTCGTGCTGACGTATATTCAGGAAGTTTGGGCGCGATCAAGGAAGATATTGATAGCGGGAAATCTCGTGTTTTGGTATATGGAGAAGACCTCGGAATTTTAGGGGCTACTGCTTTCGCGGCGCGCAACGATGTGATTGGCGATGCTGATAAGAGCAAAGCACTGGCTGAATTTTTAACGCGATTACGAACTCACTGGTCTTGGTTTGCCAAAAATCTTGATGTTGTAGAAAAGATTTACGTCGAAAAACGCAAGCAGACACCCAAACGAGCAAAATACTTCGCTTCAGTAAGTTCAGCAGCATTCGTTCCTATTGATGATGATCTGGTGAAGCGTCAACAACGTATTGCCGATATCTTGCTGGAATCGGGAGATATCACCAAAAAAATTGATGTCAGTGTTGAGTTAAGCCGGAAGTTCAATTCGGTAACGACTGGCTAA
- a CDS encoding nitrate ABC transporter substrate-binding protein yields MRFRRRDVLVSLGALTAGAIASCRDLSKSESGKASVTARPVSSSIGRVKLIVGQQDNALQETVAASGVLEGLPFDLQWAVIPGPAAQLAALYSKAIDVGLVGDSTLIVEQGNAKFEWTEETAPIQNVAYRKNPDPAYRATITAVRNSANIKTLADLRGKKWVSNFGGINYFMYVLSRIEAGLKVTDINYIQLVDGAAAGSAFKAGRADVFSGSVGTIKEALDSGEARILLHAEDLGMFAGGAFTARTDVIRDPDKSKALAEFFERVRKHYDWYGKNLDTVEKIYIEKRKQKPKLAKYFAAQSFAAFFPVNDDLLKRNQNLADRLFQAGEISKKIDVSVHNTRKFNSATVPSA; encoded by the coding sequence ATGAGATTTCGCCGACGTGACGTTCTCGTATCCCTTGGCGCACTGACTGCGGGAGCGATCGCCAGCTGCCGCGATCTTTCCAAAAGCGAAAGTGGCAAGGCTTCAGTCACAGCCAGACCTGTGAGTTCTAGCATTGGGCGAGTCAAGCTGATTGTCGGACAACAGGATAACGCTTTACAAGAAACTGTCGCGGCCTCTGGAGTGCTGGAAGGATTGCCCTTCGATCTGCAATGGGCAGTGATTCCGGGGCCTGCTGCCCAGTTAGCCGCACTCTATTCCAAAGCGATCGATGTCGGTTTGGTGGGTGACAGTACGCTGATCGTAGAACAAGGTAATGCAAAATTTGAATGGACAGAGGAAACCGCCCCCATCCAGAACGTGGCTTATCGGAAGAACCCCGATCCAGCATACCGAGCCACCATCACTGCTGTACGCAACAGTGCCAATATCAAGACATTGGCGGATCTCCGGGGCAAAAAATGGGTCTCAAATTTTGGTGGGATCAATTATTTCATGTACGTCTTGTCACGAATCGAAGCGGGGCTGAAGGTGACAGATATCAACTATATACAACTCGTTGACGGAGCTGCTGCTGGTTCTGCATTTAAAGCAGGTCGTGCTGATGTGTTTTCGGGAAGCGTCGGCACGATTAAAGAAGCCCTAGATAGTGGTGAAGCGCGGATTTTGCTTCATGCAGAGGATCTAGGAATGTTTGCTGGCGGTGCTTTTACAGCTCGCACAGATGTCATTCGTGATCCAGATAAGAGCAAGGCATTGGCTGAGTTCTTCGAGCGAGTCCGCAAGCACTACGACTGGTATGGCAAAAATCTCGATACTGTCGAAAAGATTTATATCGAGAAACGCAAGCAAAAACCAAAGTTAGCAAAATATTTCGCAGCACAAAGCTTTGCCGCATTTTTTCCCGTTAATGATGATTTGCTTAAGCGTAACCAAAATCTTGCCGATAGATTGTTTCAGGCGGGAGAGATTTCTAAAAAAATCGATGTCAGCGTTCATAACACCCGGAAGTTCAATTCCGCAACAGTACCATCTGCATGA
- the tsf gene encoding translation elongation factor Ts codes for MAEISAKLVQELRQKTGAGMMDCKKALIETEGNVEEAADWLRKKGISKAGAKNDRIAAEGLVETYIQPSGQVGVLIEVNCQTDFVARNEAFKALVKNLAKQAATADSVESLLAQPYIENESGTVEEFIKQTIATLGEKIQVRRFVNYAIAEGTQGIVDSYIHTGGRVGVLVELGSQTESVAANSEFQTLARNAAMQVAACPNVEYVSVDQIPAEVAQKEKDIELGKDDLANKPDNIKEKIVQGRIEKRLKELTLLDQPYIRDQSISVEDLLKQAKAQLGEEIQVTRFVRYILGEGIEKQEISFADEVAAQIGSV; via the coding sequence ATGGCGGAAATATCTGCAAAACTCGTCCAAGAGCTACGCCAAAAAACTGGTGCCGGCATGATGGACTGCAAAAAGGCGCTGATAGAGACTGAAGGCAACGTAGAAGAAGCCGCAGACTGGCTACGGAAAAAGGGCATCTCTAAGGCGGGGGCAAAAAACGATCGCATTGCGGCAGAAGGTCTGGTAGAAACTTACATTCAGCCTAGTGGTCAAGTGGGAGTACTCATAGAAGTCAACTGTCAAACAGACTTTGTTGCTCGTAACGAGGCTTTTAAAGCTTTAGTTAAGAACCTAGCAAAGCAAGCAGCGACAGCTGATAGTGTTGAGTCTTTGCTCGCTCAACCCTATATTGAGAATGAAAGTGGGACTGTAGAAGAATTCATCAAGCAAACTATTGCCACCCTTGGTGAAAAAATCCAAGTGCGTCGCTTTGTTAATTATGCAATAGCAGAAGGCACACAAGGTATCGTAGACAGCTACATTCACACTGGCGGTCGAGTTGGTGTCTTAGTAGAACTGGGTTCCCAAACTGAGTCGGTGGCTGCTAATTCAGAGTTCCAAACCTTGGCACGGAACGCTGCAATGCAAGTTGCGGCTTGCCCAAATGTCGAGTATGTGAGCGTAGACCAAATCCCTGCCGAAGTTGCCCAAAAGGAAAAAGACATTGAATTGGGCAAGGATGATTTGGCGAACAAGCCAGATAACATCAAAGAGAAAATTGTTCAGGGACGGATTGAAAAACGCCTAAAAGAATTGACTTTGCTCGATCAGCCTTACATTCGCGATCAGAGTATTTCCGTGGAAGACCTCTTGAAGCAAGCGAAGGCCCAATTAGGCGAAGAGATTCAAGTGACTCGCTTTGTCCGTTATATACTTGGCGAAGGCATTGAAAAGCAAGAAATTAGCTTTGCTGATGAAGTTGCTGCACAAATTGGCAGTGTCTAA